The following proteins are encoded in a genomic region of Phragmites australis chromosome 9, lpPhrAust1.1, whole genome shotgun sequence:
- the LOC133928152 gene encoding GDSL esterase/lipase At1g31550-like, producing MWWCDELTSMFTLGDSHIDTGNALIIAAPVMPIWTDKPPYGETFFGHPAGRFSDGRVIIDFIAEEFGLPFLPAVLAKSSNVSQGVNFAVGGATAVEVGFLERNNLVPFKLPNNSELGWFGFVGDVLKACCGAGGAYNWDPNAFCGMPGAAACRNPSAYVSWDGVHYTEAANRYIARGWLYLYGPYADPPILTAVQH from the exons ATGTGGTGGTGTGACGAG CTCACCTCGATGTTTACCCTGGGAGACTCCCACATTGACACCGGCAACGCTCTCATCATTGCGGCACCGGTCATGCCCATATGGACCGACAAGCCTCCTTACGGCGAGACCTTCTTTGGCCATCCCGCCGGCCGCTTCAGCGATGGGAGAGTCATCATCGATTTCATTG CTGAAGAGTTTGGTCTCCCGTTCCTCCCGGCCGTCCTGGCGAAGAGCTCGAACGTCTCGCAAGGCGTAAACTTTGCCGTCGGCGGCGCGACGGCGGTCGAGGTCGGCTTCCTCGAGAGGAACAACCTGGTTCCGTTCAAGCTCCCCAACAACTCAGAGCTAGGCTGGTTCG GATTCGTCGGTGACGTTCTGAAGGCTTGCTGCGGAGCTGGCGGCGCCTACAACTGGGACCCCAACGCCTTCTGCGGCATGCCCGGGGCGGCCGCTTGCCGGAACCCGTCGGCGTACGTGAGCTGGGACGGGGTGCACTACACGGAGGCCGCCAACCGGTACATTGCCAGGGGGTGGCTCTACCTCTACGGCCCTTACGCTGATCCGCCGATTCTGACTGCTGTTCAACACTAA
- the LOC133929179 gene encoding ribosome production factor 2 homolog: MVAAIRVPKSRRAKRELLKHAPKLVETGKKTLILHGTKTSAVLNSVLSDIYHLKRDNAVKYTKKNDKIRPFESGGESSLEFFSLKTDCSLIVYGSHSKKRLNNLVLGRTYDHHIYDLVEVGIENYKSMESFVYDKKLAPKLGSKPFFAFIGEHFESAEELKHLKEVLLDLFRGEVVENLNLAGVDRIYVCTAISPTTVYMMHCAVRLKRSGTSIPRMELVEVGPSMDLVVRRHRLPVESLKKEAMKTAEHSKKMKNVTKDPVHGKLGKVYMPDQEVGKMTLSNDVKGLKRERREAKKNKEHSKKQKVNPSSES; this comes from the exons ATGGTGGCGGCGATCAGGGTGCCCAAGAGCCGCCGCGCCAAGCGGGAGCTCCTCAAGCACGCGCCCAAGCTC GTTGAGACCGGCAAGAAGACACTTATCCTCCATGGTACCAAGACTAGTGCTGTGTTGAACTCTGTGCTGTCAGATATTTACCACCTCAAGCGTGATAATGCTGTGAAGTACACCAAGAAGAACGACAAGATTAGGCCTTTTGAGAGTGGTGGTGAATCTTCTCTGGAGTTTTTCTCCCTCAAGACGGACTGCAGTCTTATAGTG TATGGTTCTCATTCAAAGAAGAGGCTCAACAATCTGGTTTTGGGAAGGACGTATGACCACCACATATATGACCTTGTTGAAGTTGGAATTGAGAACTACAAATCCATGGAATCTTTTGTTTATGATAAGAAGCTGGCACCAAAACTTGGATCGAAGCCTTTCTTTGCCTTCATAGGGGAACACTTTGAGAGTGCTGAAGAGCTGAAGCATTTGAAAGAAGTGCTGCTTGATCTTTTCAGAGGAGAG GTTGTAGAGAATCTAAACCTTGCTGGTGTAGATCGGATCTATGTGTGCACAGCAATATCTCCTACTACTGTCTACATGATGCACTGTGCTGTCCGTCTGAAAAGGTCGGGCACATCTATTCCTAGGATGGAGCTGGTTGAAGTTGGACCTTCAATGGATCTGGTAGTTAGGAGGCACAGGCTTCCAGTTGAAAGTTTGAAGAAAGAAGCAATGAAGACTGCTGAGCATtctaagaag ATGAAAAATGTAACAAAGGATCCAGTACACGGCAAGTTGGGAAAGGTGTACATGCCAGACCAGGAG GTTGGAAAGATGACTTTATCGAATGACGTAAAGGGACTGAAGAGGGAGCGCCGTGAGGCCAAGAAAAATAAGGAGCACTCAAAGAAGCAAAAGGTCAACCCGAGTAGCGAAAGCTGA
- the LOC133929860 gene encoding uncharacterized protein LOC133929860, translating into MASGGRAAHKAFLLCNYALLGAASACIFLALSLRLAPSPCGLLLVFLHALTAVFAAAGCSGSFTDGGAGRAHTAHTAGAVLTAIFQGAAALLAFTRTADFLAELRSYVREEDGEVILKLVGGLGAAIFVLEWAALALAFALRLDDDGGEEAHAEYSKSWASGYHV; encoded by the coding sequence ATGGCGAGCGGAGGGCGTGCGGCGCACAAGGCGTTCCTGCTGTGCAACTACGCGCTGCTGGGCGCCGCGTCGGCCTGCATCTTCCTCGCGCTCTCGCTCCGCCTCGCGCCTTCCCCGTGCGGCCTGCTCCTCGTCTTCCTCCACGCGCTCACCGCCGTCTTCGCCGCCGCGGGTTGCTCGGGCTCCTTCACCGACGGCGGGGCCGGCCGCGCGCACACGGCGCACACGGCGGGGGCCGTCCTCACCGCCATCTTCCAGGGCGCCGCCGCGCTGCTCGCCTTCACCCGCACGGCCGATTTCCTCGCCGAGCTGCGGTCCTACGtccgggaggaggacggcgaggtGATCCTGAAGCTGGTGGGCGGGCTCGGCGCCGCTATCTTCGTGCTCGAGTGGGCCGCGCTCGCCCTCGCGTTCGCTCTCCGgctcgacgacgacggcggcgaggaggcgcaCGCCGAGTACTCCAAGAGCTGGGCGTCAGGTTACCATGTCTGA
- the LOC133929181 gene encoding large ribosomal subunit protein eL38z/eL38y-like, which produces MPKQIHEIKDFLLTARRKDARSVRIKRSKDAVKFKVRCSKYLYTLCVNDTEKANKLKQSLPPGLSVQEV; this is translated from the exons ATG CCGAAGCAAATCCATGAGATCAAGGACTTCCTTCTCACAGCGAGGAGGAAGGATGCCCGTTCCGTGAGGATCAAGAGGAGCAAGGATGCCGTCAAGTTCAAGGTTCGCTGCTCCAAGTACCTCTACACGCTCTGCGTGAATGACACCGAGAAGGCCAACAAGCTTAAGCAGTCTCTCCCCCCAG GCTTGAGCGTGCAGGAGGTCTAA
- the LOC133929180 gene encoding calreticulin-3-like isoform X2, which yields MGRLRGGRAFFHRALVLSSLLLLASAEVIFEERFDDGWESRWVKSDWKRSEGKAGTFRHTAGTYSGDPDDKGIQTTTDARHFAISAKFPEFSNKNRTLVIQYSLKIEQDIECGGAYIKLMSGYVNQKKFGGDTPYSFMFGPDICGDQTKKLHLILSYQGQNYPIKKDLKCETDKLTHFYTFILRPDASYSLLVDNREREFGSMYTDWDILPPRKIKDVNAKKPKDWDDREYIEDPDQVKPEGYDSIPKEIPDPNDKKPESWDDDDDGIWKPRMIPNPEYRGPWKRKKIKNPNYKGKWKIPWIDNPEFEDDPDLYVLKPLRYVGIEVWQVKAGSVFDNILICDDPDYARHVVDETFGANKEAEKEAFEGAEKRRKAREDEEARRAREEGEKRRQERDRSRGRDHYRDKYKRDEL from the exons ATGGGGCGCCTCCGCGGTGGACGCGCCTTCTTCCACCGCGCGCTTGTCCTCtcgtcgctgctgctcctcgccTCCGCCGAAGTCATCTTCGAGGAGCGATTTGATG ATGGGTGGGAGAGCCGTTGGGTGAAATCTGATTGGAAAAGGAGCGAAGGAAAAGCCGGAACATTCAGACACACAGCAGGAACCTATTCTGGAGATCCTGACGATAAAG GTATACAAACAACTACGGATGCTAGGCATTTTGCTATATCGGCAAAATTCCCAGAATTTAGTAACAAGAACCGGACGTTGGTGATACAGTACTCACTAAAGATTGAGCAGGATATTGAATGTGGCGGTGCTTACATCAAACTTATGTCTGGTTATGTCAACCAGAAGAAATTCGGCGGTGACACTCCTTACAG CTTTATGTTTGGGCCTGATATATGTGGTGATCAGACAAAGAAGCTACATCTCATACTTTCATACCAAGGGCAAAACTACCCTATCAAAAAAGATCTAAAATGTGAAACAGACAAGTTAACACATTTTTACACATTTATTCTTCGGCCTGACGCCTCATATAGCCTCCTTGTTGATAACCGGGAGAGAGAGTTTGGAAGCATGTACACTGACTGGGACATCCTTCCTCCTCGTAAGATCAAAGATGTTAATGCAAAAAAG CCAAAAGATTGGGATGACAGGGAATATATTGAAGATCCTGATCAAGTTAAGCCAGAG GGCTATGATTCAATTCCTAAAGAGATACCTGATCCGAATGACAAAAAG CCTGAGTCTTGGGACGATGATGACGATGGTATATGGAAGCCCAGAATGATACCAAATCCAGAATACAGGGGACCATGGAAGCGCAAG AAAATTAAGAACCCTAACTACAAAGGAAAGTGGAAAATCCCATGGATTGATAATCCAG AGTTTGAGGATGACCCAGACTTATACGTTCTGAAACCTTTGCGGTATGTGGGAATTGAAGTTTGGCAG GTGAAAGCTGGTTCAGTTTTTGATAACATTTTGATTTGCGATGACCCGGATTATGCAAGACATGTTGTAGATGAAACGTTTGGTGCAAATAAGGAG GCTGAAAAGGAGGCCTTTGAAGGAGCTGAAAAGCGGAGGAAGGCTAGAGAAGATGAG GAAGCTCGACGGGCgcgggaggaaggagagaaACGAAGGCAAGAGAGGGATCGGAGCCGTGGCAGGGACCATTACAGGGATAAATATAAAAGA GACGAGCTATAG
- the LOC133929180 gene encoding calreticulin-3-like isoform X1 produces the protein MGRLRGGRAFFHRALVLSSLLLLASAEVIFEERFDDGWESRWVKSDWKRSEGKAGTFRHTAGTYSGDPDDKGIQTTTDARHFAISAKFPEFSNKNRTLVIQYSLKIEQDIECGGAYIKLMSGYVNQKKFGGDTPYSFMFGPDICGDQTKKLHLILSYQGQNYPIKKDLKCETDKLTHFYTFILRPDASYSLLVDNREREFGSMYTDWDILPPRKIKDVNAKKPKDWDDREYIEDPDQVKPEGYDSIPKEIPDPNDKKPESWDDDDDGIWKPRMIPNPEYRGPWKRKKIKNPNYKGKWKIPWIDNPEFEDDPDLYVLKPLRYVGIEVWQVKAGSVFDNILICDDPDYARHVVDETFGANKEAEKEAFEGAEKRRKAREDEEARRAREEGEKRRQERDRSRGRDHYRDKYKRHRHYDYHDEL, from the exons ATGGGGCGCCTCCGCGGTGGACGCGCCTTCTTCCACCGCGCGCTTGTCCTCtcgtcgctgctgctcctcgccTCCGCCGAAGTCATCTTCGAGGAGCGATTTGATG ATGGGTGGGAGAGCCGTTGGGTGAAATCTGATTGGAAAAGGAGCGAAGGAAAAGCCGGAACATTCAGACACACAGCAGGAACCTATTCTGGAGATCCTGACGATAAAG GTATACAAACAACTACGGATGCTAGGCATTTTGCTATATCGGCAAAATTCCCAGAATTTAGTAACAAGAACCGGACGTTGGTGATACAGTACTCACTAAAGATTGAGCAGGATATTGAATGTGGCGGTGCTTACATCAAACTTATGTCTGGTTATGTCAACCAGAAGAAATTCGGCGGTGACACTCCTTACAG CTTTATGTTTGGGCCTGATATATGTGGTGATCAGACAAAGAAGCTACATCTCATACTTTCATACCAAGGGCAAAACTACCCTATCAAAAAAGATCTAAAATGTGAAACAGACAAGTTAACACATTTTTACACATTTATTCTTCGGCCTGACGCCTCATATAGCCTCCTTGTTGATAACCGGGAGAGAGAGTTTGGAAGCATGTACACTGACTGGGACATCCTTCCTCCTCGTAAGATCAAAGATGTTAATGCAAAAAAG CCAAAAGATTGGGATGACAGGGAATATATTGAAGATCCTGATCAAGTTAAGCCAGAG GGCTATGATTCAATTCCTAAAGAGATACCTGATCCGAATGACAAAAAG CCTGAGTCTTGGGACGATGATGACGATGGTATATGGAAGCCCAGAATGATACCAAATCCAGAATACAGGGGACCATGGAAGCGCAAG AAAATTAAGAACCCTAACTACAAAGGAAAGTGGAAAATCCCATGGATTGATAATCCAG AGTTTGAGGATGACCCAGACTTATACGTTCTGAAACCTTTGCGGTATGTGGGAATTGAAGTTTGGCAG GTGAAAGCTGGTTCAGTTTTTGATAACATTTTGATTTGCGATGACCCGGATTATGCAAGACATGTTGTAGATGAAACGTTTGGTGCAAATAAGGAG GCTGAAAAGGAGGCCTTTGAAGGAGCTGAAAAGCGGAGGAAGGCTAGAGAAGATGAG GAAGCTCGACGGGCgcgggaggaaggagagaaACGAAGGCAAGAGAGGGATCGGAGCCGTGGCAGGGACCATTACAGGGATAAATATAAAAGA CATCGGCACTACGACTACCAT GACGAGCTATAG
- the LOC133929183 gene encoding low-temperature-induced cysteine proteinase-like produces MPSVSYLLLTLLLLAEGGAAAAEADAATTATGGGGDLRAYEALFEAWCAEHGRAYSTPEERAARLAVFADNAAFVAAHSANAANSSRSYTLALNAFADLTHEEFRAARLGRLAVVPEGALGRRGGGVAYRGLDGGFGAVPDAVDWRQSGAVTKVKDQGSCGACWSFSATGAMEGINKIKTGSLVSLSEQELIDCDRSYNSGCGGGLMDYAYKFVIKNGGIDTEDDYPYREADGTCNKDKLKRRVVTIDGYTVVPSNNEDLLLKAVAQQPVSVGICGSARAFQLYSQGIFDGPCPTSLDHAVLIVGYGSEGGKDYWIVKNSWGERWGMKGYMHMHRNTGNSNGVCGINQMSSFPTKTSPNPPPSPGPGPTKCSTLTYCPEGSTCCCSWRILGFCLSWSCCELDNAVCCKDNRYCCPHDYPICDSVRNQCLRANGNFSGIEGIRRKQSLSKVPSLTGLLELMDQ; encoded by the exons ATGCCCTCCGTCTCCTACCTCCTCCTCACCCTTCTGCTGCTCGCCgaaggcggcgcggcggcggcggaggctgaCGCTGCTACCACTGCCACCGGCGGCGGAGGGGACCTGCGGGCGTACGAGGCACTGTTCGAGGCGTGGTGCGCGGAGCACGGGCGGGCGTACTCTACGCCCGAGGAGCGCGCGGCGCGGCTCGCGGTGTTCGCGGACAACGCGGCCTTCGTGGCGGCGCACAGCGCCAACGCCGCCAACTCGTCCAGGTCCTACACGCTCGCGCTCAACGCCTTCGCGGACCTGACGCACGAGGAGTTCCGCGCCGCGCGCCTCGGCCGCCTCGCCGTCGTACCGGAGGGGGCTCTcgggcgccgcggcggcggcgtggcgtACCGAGGCCTCGACGGCGGCTTCGGCGCGGTCCCCGATGCGGTGGACTGGAGGCAGAGCGGTGCCGTCACCAAGGTCAAGGACCAGGGCAGCTGCG GAGCTTGTTGGAGCTTTTCTGCTACAGGTGCTATGGAAGGAATAAACAAAATCAAGACGGGCTCTCTGGTCAGCCTTTCTGAACAGGAACTAATTGACTGTGACAGATCCTATAATAGCGGCTGTGGTGGTGGTCTCATGGATTATGCCTATAAGTTTGTGATTAAAAATGGTGGAATTGATACGGAGGATGATTATCCCTATCGTGAAGCAGATGGAACATGTAACAAGGACAAG CTCAAAAGGCGAGTTGTAACAATTGATGGTTACACTGTTGTACCTTCCAACAATGAAGACTTGTTACTCAAGGCCGTTGCCCAACAACCTGTTAGCGTAGGAATATGTGGCAGCGCTAGAGCATTTCAGCTATACTCCCAG GGTATCTTTGATGGTCCATGTCCAACATCTCTTGATCATGCTGTGTTAATCGTTGGTTATGGTTCTGAAGGTGGCAAGGATTACTGGATTGTGAAAAATTCTTGGGGTGAACGTTGGGGAATGAAGGGCTATATGCATATGCATCGAAACACTGGTAATTCCAATGGTGTCTGTGGTATAAACCAGATGTCATCATTTCCTACAAAAACGAGCCCAAATCCTCCTCCTTCACCAGGCCCAGGTCCAACCAAATGCAGCACCCTTACCTACTGCCCTGAAGGATCCACCTGTTGTTGCTCCTGGCGCATCTTGGGATTTTGCCTTTCTTGGAGCTGCTGCGAACTGGACAATGCAGTTTGCTGCAAGGATAACCGTTATTGCTGCCCTCATGACTATCCTATCTGTGATTCAGTTCGCAACCAGTGTCTCAGA GCCAATGGAAACTTTTCTGGTATAGAAGGAATTAGGAGGAAGCAGTCTTTATCTAAAGTTCCCTCTTTGACTGGTTTGTTGGAACTGATGGATCAATGA